From a region of the Drosophila ananassae strain 14024-0371.13 chromosome XL, ASM1763931v2, whole genome shotgun sequence genome:
- the LOC6503179 gene encoding cilia- and flagella-associated protein 410, producing MVNRLTEQLVEAKSKCSDYRSAVKLNVWGSDLDDISICLQMPRLEVLALSVNRISSLSSLQNCHRLKELYLRKNVIQSFEELNYLKNAHELSSLWMEGNPCSDAAGETYRACVLRKLPQLKKLDDVEVRDMELQSALRHEYYPEPKSTITSSPVPEPPNSPKVKACRERLEREREFEREMEREREREQEREREQERNRDRSRELAAVELEREAYPTESAASSPRSRRSPVPEARFSLPPPTEIHSPVNRRAGGDGSPGDSSLESSPRLSNDHLRRCIPPNFHPNQLCTRSTAATVASAASAAAAAAMMAQTRQEAMEALHRRRVDDIATVGQRDRLMDSRPYDMVASVSPQTPSPLGVTYYAGIGVAGGAVGSSNGSSSSSSGSNGGGSNGGGSGISPGSAEHQRRLRMNSNLLSATLCLIREMDAPTLEALSHAIHDHVTSQSMPY from the coding sequence ATGGTCAATCGACTTACAGAACAGCTGGTCGAGGCCAAATCAAAATGCTCCGATTATCGCAGCGCCGTCAAGCTGAATGTGTGGGGCAGCGACCTGGACGACATATCGATCTGCTTGCAGATGCCGCGCCTGGAGGTGCTGGCTCTGAGCGTCAACAGGATCAGCTCGCTGAGTTCCCTGCAGAACTGCCATCGTCTCAAGGAGCTGTACTTGCGGAAGAACGTGATCCAAAGCTTTGAGGAGCTGAACTATTTAAAGAATGCCCATGAGCTGTCATCTCTTTGGATGGAGGGCAACCCGTGCTCCGACGCAGCTGGCGAAACCTATCGCGCCTGCGTGCTGCGCAAGCTGCCCCAGCTGAAGAAGCTCGACGACGTGGAGGTCCGCGATATGGAGCTACAGTCGGCCCTTCGCCATGAGTATTACCCTGAGCCGAAGAGCACCATAACATCGTCGCCTGTGCCCGAGCCCCCGAACAGCCCCAAGGTCAAGGCCTGCCGAGAGCGCCTCGAGCGGGAGCGCGAATTCGAGCGCGAGATGGAAAGAGAGCGCGAGCGGGAACAAGAGCGGGAGCGCGAACAGGAGCGCAACCGGGACCGCAGCCGGGAATTAGCAGCGGTGGAACTAGAACGAGAAGCATATCCCACTGAATCAGCTGCCAGCTCACCCCGGAGCCGTCGATCTCCGGTCCCGGAAGCACGTTTCTCCCTGCCACCACCGACGGAAATCCATAGTCCTGTTAACCGCAGAGCCGGTGGAGACGGTTCTCCCGGCGACTCCTCGCTGGAGTCCTCACCGCGCCTCAGCAACGACCATTTACGCCGCTGCATACCTCCAAACTTTCATCCGAACCAGCTGTGCACCCGTTCCACGGCCGCCACGGTGGCTTCGGCCGCCTCAGCGGCAGCTGCGGCTGCCATGATGGCCCAGACTCGTCAGGAGGCGATGGAGGCCCTGCACAGGCGCCGCGTCGATGACATCGCCACCGTTGGGCAGCGTGACCGTCTGATGGACAGTCGTCCTTACGATATGGTAGCAAGTGTATCGCCGCAGACTCCTAGTCCCCTGGGGGTGACCTATTACGCGGGCATTGGAGTGGCCGGCGGAGCAGTGGGCTCCAgcaacggcagcagcagcagcagcagcggcagtaACGGGGGCGGCAGCAATGGAGGAGGCAGTGGCATCTCGCCCGGAAGCGCCGAGCATCAGCGCCGCTTGCGCATGAACTCCAATCTGCTATCTGCCACTCTGTGCCTCATTCGGGAGATGGATGCGCCCACTCTGGAGGCCCTCAGCCACGCCATCCACGACCACGTGACAAGCCAGTCGATGCCATACTAA